Proteins from a genomic interval of Chanos chanos chromosome 3, fChaCha1.1, whole genome shotgun sequence:
- the rmc1 gene encoding regulator of MON1-CCZ1 complex isoform X1 codes for MTEEYYLELSENPVQFESASSVNNVFFDEANKQVFAVRSGGATGVVVKGPDDKCSVAFRMDDKGEVKCIKFSLGNKILAVQRTPKSVDFINFIPDYPHMEYSHECKTKNACVLGFCWTNWNEIVFITDQGIEFYQVLPDKRTLKLLKSQSINVNWYMYCPETTVLLLSTTVQGNVLQPFIFKNGTMSKMSKFEIELPMVPKPAKLSLSERDIAMATIYGQLYVMYLKHHSRTVNSPGAEVVLYHLPREGPCKKAHVLKLNTTGKFALNVVDNLVVVHHQSTQTSLIFDIKLREPDCAVNIHQPVLPARSIHPYRIPLTGPAVAPSQAPVPCELYSSTWSVFQPDIIISASEGYLWYLQVKLRPMLTLLPDKGKLMDFLLRRRDCKMVILSVCSQMLVGGDKGALPVVAVVFDKLNQVYKEYLEAEQAYTVAMESAPSRSSSAHKRPVRTQAVIDQSDMYTHVLSSFTEKKDVSHKFIIAVLMEYIRSLNQFQITVQHYLYELVIKTLVQHNLFYMLHQFLQYHVLSDSKPLACLLLSLESTYPPAHQLSLDMLKRLSTANDEIVEVLLSKQQVLGALRFVRSVGAHDNVSARKFLDAAQQTSDPMLFYTIFRFFEQRNLRLRGNPNFNPGEHCEEHVAYFKQTFGEQALMRPASV; via the exons ATGACTGAAGAATATTATTTGGAACTAAGCGAAAATCCTGTGCAATTTGAAAGTGCTTCGAGTGTGAACAATGTCTTTTTTGATGAGGCCAATAAACAG GTTTTTGCCGTGCGGTCAGGTGGTGCCACAGGAGTTGTGGTTAAGGGACCAGATGACAAATGTTCGGTAGCATTCAG AATGGACGACAAAGGTGAGGTGAAATGCATCAAATTTTCTCTGGGGAACAAGATCTTAGCAGTTCAAAGGACCCCAAAGTCTGTG gaTTTTATCAACTTCATTCCTGATTATCCACACATGGAATATTCTCACGAATGTAAG ACTAAGAATGCTTGTGTTCTTGGCTTTTGCTGGACAAACTGGAATGAAATTGTTTTCATCACTGACCAAGGAATAGAATTCTACCAG GTTCTCCCAGACAAACGCACTCTGAAGCTGCTGAAGAGCCAGAGCATTAATGTCAACTGGTACATGTACTGCCCTGAAACCACTGTCCTTCTGCTCTCAACAACTGTGCAGGGCAATGTGCTCCagcctttcattttcaaa AATGGGACCATGTCCAAAATGTCCAAATTTGAGATTGAGCTACCAATGGTGCCCAAACCTGCCAAACTCAGTCTGTCTGAGCGTGACATCGCCATGGCAACAAT TTATGGACAACTCTATGTCATGTACCTGAAACATCACTCACGAACAGTAAACAGTCCAGGAGCAGAGGTCGTCCTCTATCACCTGCCCAG GGAAGGACCTTGTAAGAAAGCCCACGTGCTCAAACTGAACACCACGGGTAAATTTGCCCTGAACGTCGTGGACAATCTGGTGGTGGTGCATCATCAAAGCACTCAG acctCTCTCATCTTTGACATTAAGCTGAGGGAGCCAGACTGTGCAGTGAACATTCACCAGCCTGTCCTCCCTGCTCGCTCCATCCATCCGTACAGAATCCCCctaacag GACCTGCAGTCGCCCCCAGCCAGGCTCCTGTTCCCTGTGAACTCT ATTCGTCCACATGGAGTGTCTTTCAGCCAGACATCATCATCAGTGCCAGCGAGG GATACTTGTGGTACCTGCAAGTGAAGCTGCGGCCAATGTTAACCCTCTTGCCAGACAAAGGCAAACTCATGGATTTCCTGCTGCGCAGACGGGACTGCAAAATGGTCATCCTATCGGTGTGCTCGCAGA TGCTTGTTGGCGGAGATAAAGGGGCATTGCCAGTGGTCGCTGTTGTCTTTGACAAACTCAACCAGGTGTATAAGGAATACCTGGAGGCTGAGCAGGCCTACACTGTG GCGATGGAGTCAGCGCCAAGCCGCTCTAGCTCCGCCCACAAAAGACCAGTCCGCACTCAGGCAGTTATTGACCAgtcagacatgtacacacacgtcTTATCCAGCTTCACTGAGAAAAAG GATGTGTCCCATAAATTCATCATAGCTGTACTGATGGAGTACATCCGTTCCCTTAATCAGTTCCAGATTACAGTTCAG caTTACCTGTACGAGCTGGTGATTAAGACCCTGGTCCAGCACAACCTCTTCTACATGCTGCACCAGTTTCTCCAGTATCACGTCCTATCCGACTCCAAACCTCTG GCCTGTCTGCTGCTGTCTCTGGAGAGCACATACCCTCCAGCCCATCAGCTCTCTCTGGACATGCTCAAG aggcTGTCCACTGCTAATGATGAGATTGTGGAGGTGCTCCTGTCCAAGCAGCAGGTACTGGGCGCACTCCGATTTGTCCGCAGTGTCGGCGCCCACGACAACGTCTCCGCTCGCAAGTTCCTAGACGCCGCGCAACAGACCAGCGATCCCATGCTTTTCTACACTATTTTCCGTTTCTTTGAGCAGAGGAACTTGCGCCTCCGTGGTAATCCCAATTTCAATCCAG gtgAACACTGCGAGGAACATGTGGCTTACTTTAAACAAACGTTTGGGGAGCAGGCTCTGATGAGACCAGCCTCCGTCTGA
- the rmc1 gene encoding regulator of MON1-CCZ1 complex isoform X2 yields the protein MTEEYYLELSENPVQFESASSVNNVFFDEANKQVFAVRSGGATGVVVKGPDDKCSVAFRMDDKGEVKCIKFSLGNKILAVQRTPKSVVLPDKRTLKLLKSQSINVNWYMYCPETTVLLLSTTVQGNVLQPFIFKNGTMSKMSKFEIELPMVPKPAKLSLSERDIAMATIYGQLYVMYLKHHSRTVNSPGAEVVLYHLPREGPCKKAHVLKLNTTGKFALNVVDNLVVVHHQSTQTSLIFDIKLREPDCAVNIHQPVLPARSIHPYRIPLTGPAVAPSQAPVPCELYSSTWSVFQPDIIISASEGYLWYLQVKLRPMLTLLPDKGKLMDFLLRRRDCKMVILSVCSQMLVGGDKGALPVVAVVFDKLNQVYKEYLEAEQAYTVAMESAPSRSSSAHKRPVRTQAVIDQSDMYTHVLSSFTEKKDVSHKFIIAVLMEYIRSLNQFQITVQHYLYELVIKTLVQHNLFYMLHQFLQYHVLSDSKPLACLLLSLESTYPPAHQLSLDMLKRLSTANDEIVEVLLSKQQVLGALRFVRSVGAHDNVSARKFLDAAQQTSDPMLFYTIFRFFEQRNLRLRGNPNFNPGEHCEEHVAYFKQTFGEQALMRPASV from the exons ATGACTGAAGAATATTATTTGGAACTAAGCGAAAATCCTGTGCAATTTGAAAGTGCTTCGAGTGTGAACAATGTCTTTTTTGATGAGGCCAATAAACAG GTTTTTGCCGTGCGGTCAGGTGGTGCCACAGGAGTTGTGGTTAAGGGACCAGATGACAAATGTTCGGTAGCATTCAG AATGGACGACAAAGGTGAGGTGAAATGCATCAAATTTTCTCTGGGGAACAAGATCTTAGCAGTTCAAAGGACCCCAAAGTCTGTG GTTCTCCCAGACAAACGCACTCTGAAGCTGCTGAAGAGCCAGAGCATTAATGTCAACTGGTACATGTACTGCCCTGAAACCACTGTCCTTCTGCTCTCAACAACTGTGCAGGGCAATGTGCTCCagcctttcattttcaaa AATGGGACCATGTCCAAAATGTCCAAATTTGAGATTGAGCTACCAATGGTGCCCAAACCTGCCAAACTCAGTCTGTCTGAGCGTGACATCGCCATGGCAACAAT TTATGGACAACTCTATGTCATGTACCTGAAACATCACTCACGAACAGTAAACAGTCCAGGAGCAGAGGTCGTCCTCTATCACCTGCCCAG GGAAGGACCTTGTAAGAAAGCCCACGTGCTCAAACTGAACACCACGGGTAAATTTGCCCTGAACGTCGTGGACAATCTGGTGGTGGTGCATCATCAAAGCACTCAG acctCTCTCATCTTTGACATTAAGCTGAGGGAGCCAGACTGTGCAGTGAACATTCACCAGCCTGTCCTCCCTGCTCGCTCCATCCATCCGTACAGAATCCCCctaacag GACCTGCAGTCGCCCCCAGCCAGGCTCCTGTTCCCTGTGAACTCT ATTCGTCCACATGGAGTGTCTTTCAGCCAGACATCATCATCAGTGCCAGCGAGG GATACTTGTGGTACCTGCAAGTGAAGCTGCGGCCAATGTTAACCCTCTTGCCAGACAAAGGCAAACTCATGGATTTCCTGCTGCGCAGACGGGACTGCAAAATGGTCATCCTATCGGTGTGCTCGCAGA TGCTTGTTGGCGGAGATAAAGGGGCATTGCCAGTGGTCGCTGTTGTCTTTGACAAACTCAACCAGGTGTATAAGGAATACCTGGAGGCTGAGCAGGCCTACACTGTG GCGATGGAGTCAGCGCCAAGCCGCTCTAGCTCCGCCCACAAAAGACCAGTCCGCACTCAGGCAGTTATTGACCAgtcagacatgtacacacacgtcTTATCCAGCTTCACTGAGAAAAAG GATGTGTCCCATAAATTCATCATAGCTGTACTGATGGAGTACATCCGTTCCCTTAATCAGTTCCAGATTACAGTTCAG caTTACCTGTACGAGCTGGTGATTAAGACCCTGGTCCAGCACAACCTCTTCTACATGCTGCACCAGTTTCTCCAGTATCACGTCCTATCCGACTCCAAACCTCTG GCCTGTCTGCTGCTGTCTCTGGAGAGCACATACCCTCCAGCCCATCAGCTCTCTCTGGACATGCTCAAG aggcTGTCCACTGCTAATGATGAGATTGTGGAGGTGCTCCTGTCCAAGCAGCAGGTACTGGGCGCACTCCGATTTGTCCGCAGTGTCGGCGCCCACGACAACGTCTCCGCTCGCAAGTTCCTAGACGCCGCGCAACAGACCAGCGATCCCATGCTTTTCTACACTATTTTCCGTTTCTTTGAGCAGAGGAACTTGCGCCTCCGTGGTAATCCCAATTTCAATCCAG gtgAACACTGCGAGGAACATGTGGCTTACTTTAAACAAACGTTTGGGGAGCAGGCTCTGATGAGACCAGCCTCCGTCTGA
- the rmc1 gene encoding regulator of MON1-CCZ1 complex isoform X3 — MYCPETTVLLLSTTVQGNVLQPFIFKNGTMSKMSKFEIELPMVPKPAKLSLSERDIAMATIYGQLYVMYLKHHSRTVNSPGAEVVLYHLPREGPCKKAHVLKLNTTGKFALNVVDNLVVVHHQSTQTSLIFDIKLREPDCAVNIHQPVLPARSIHPYRIPLTGPAVAPSQAPVPCELYSSTWSVFQPDIIISASEGYLWYLQVKLRPMLTLLPDKGKLMDFLLRRRDCKMVILSVCSQMLVGGDKGALPVVAVVFDKLNQVYKEYLEAEQAYTVAMESAPSRSSSAHKRPVRTQAVIDQSDMYTHVLSSFTEKKDVSHKFIIAVLMEYIRSLNQFQITVQHYLYELVIKTLVQHNLFYMLHQFLQYHVLSDSKPLACLLLSLESTYPPAHQLSLDMLKRLSTANDEIVEVLLSKQQVLGALRFVRSVGAHDNVSARKFLDAAQQTSDPMLFYTIFRFFEQRNLRLRGNPNFNPGEHCEEHVAYFKQTFGEQALMRPASV; from the exons ATGTACTGCCCTGAAACCACTGTCCTTCTGCTCTCAACAACTGTGCAGGGCAATGTGCTCCagcctttcattttcaaa AATGGGACCATGTCCAAAATGTCCAAATTTGAGATTGAGCTACCAATGGTGCCCAAACCTGCCAAACTCAGTCTGTCTGAGCGTGACATCGCCATGGCAACAAT TTATGGACAACTCTATGTCATGTACCTGAAACATCACTCACGAACAGTAAACAGTCCAGGAGCAGAGGTCGTCCTCTATCACCTGCCCAG GGAAGGACCTTGTAAGAAAGCCCACGTGCTCAAACTGAACACCACGGGTAAATTTGCCCTGAACGTCGTGGACAATCTGGTGGTGGTGCATCATCAAAGCACTCAG acctCTCTCATCTTTGACATTAAGCTGAGGGAGCCAGACTGTGCAGTGAACATTCACCAGCCTGTCCTCCCTGCTCGCTCCATCCATCCGTACAGAATCCCCctaacag GACCTGCAGTCGCCCCCAGCCAGGCTCCTGTTCCCTGTGAACTCT ATTCGTCCACATGGAGTGTCTTTCAGCCAGACATCATCATCAGTGCCAGCGAGG GATACTTGTGGTACCTGCAAGTGAAGCTGCGGCCAATGTTAACCCTCTTGCCAGACAAAGGCAAACTCATGGATTTCCTGCTGCGCAGACGGGACTGCAAAATGGTCATCCTATCGGTGTGCTCGCAGA TGCTTGTTGGCGGAGATAAAGGGGCATTGCCAGTGGTCGCTGTTGTCTTTGACAAACTCAACCAGGTGTATAAGGAATACCTGGAGGCTGAGCAGGCCTACACTGTG GCGATGGAGTCAGCGCCAAGCCGCTCTAGCTCCGCCCACAAAAGACCAGTCCGCACTCAGGCAGTTATTGACCAgtcagacatgtacacacacgtcTTATCCAGCTTCACTGAGAAAAAG GATGTGTCCCATAAATTCATCATAGCTGTACTGATGGAGTACATCCGTTCCCTTAATCAGTTCCAGATTACAGTTCAG caTTACCTGTACGAGCTGGTGATTAAGACCCTGGTCCAGCACAACCTCTTCTACATGCTGCACCAGTTTCTCCAGTATCACGTCCTATCCGACTCCAAACCTCTG GCCTGTCTGCTGCTGTCTCTGGAGAGCACATACCCTCCAGCCCATCAGCTCTCTCTGGACATGCTCAAG aggcTGTCCACTGCTAATGATGAGATTGTGGAGGTGCTCCTGTCCAAGCAGCAGGTACTGGGCGCACTCCGATTTGTCCGCAGTGTCGGCGCCCACGACAACGTCTCCGCTCGCAAGTTCCTAGACGCCGCGCAACAGACCAGCGATCCCATGCTTTTCTACACTATTTTCCGTTTCTTTGAGCAGAGGAACTTGCGCCTCCGTGGTAATCCCAATTTCAATCCAG gtgAACACTGCGAGGAACATGTGGCTTACTTTAAACAAACGTTTGGGGAGCAGGCTCTGATGAGACCAGCCTCCGTCTGA
- the riok3 gene encoding serine/threonine-protein kinase RIO3 → MDQVEISSISKETKSPWGAPAVTATPCSLADVMSEQLAKQLHEECSSFPICPDVNLDLISSEDNDTSSDLMLAQMLQMEFDREFDTQLRREERKFNGDSKVSISFENFRKVHPFEDSESSEGEVDWQDTRSDPYRRDKPTTTPKKGFVGKGKNITTKHDEVLCGRKNTARMENFAPEVQVGDGISMDLKLSNQVYNALKRHCTAEERRSARLHEKKEHSTAEQAVDSKTRLLMYKMVNAGILDTINGCISTGKESVVFHANGGSIEEQTVPEECVLKVFKTTLNEFRNRDKYIKDDYRFKDRFSKLNPRKIIHLWAEKEMHNLARMKKVGIPCPDVVILKKHILVMSFIGQNHVPAPKLKDAQLNSEDMMKAHDQVLQMMLQLYKECNLIHADLSEYNMLWHNGQVWLIDVSQSVEPTHPHGLEFLFRDCRNVSNFFQKAGVPDVMSVYDLFNFVSGQQISCDNEAEFLAQIEALEKMNEDHVQKRTKKVALATNEDGPPALSDDDD, encoded by the exons ATGGATCAAGTAGAAATCTCTAGCATTTCCAAAGAAACAAAG agtcCGTGGGGAGCGCCGGCTGTAACAGCAACTCCTTGCTCCCTGGCCGATGTCATGAGTGAACAGCTGGCCAAGCAGCTGCATGAGGAGTGCAGCTCTTTCCCCATATGTCCAGA cGTTAACCTGGATTTGATCAGCTCAGAAGACAATGACACGTCCAGTGACCTGATGCTGGCCCAGATGCTGCAGATGGAATTTGACAGGGAGTTTGACACCCAGCTGcgcagagaagagaggaaatttAATGGAGACAGCAAAG tgtctATATCCTTTGAGAACTTCCGTAAAGTTCATCCGTTTGAGGACAGTGAGAGCTCTGAGGGTGAGGTGGATTGGCAGGACACTCGGAGTGACCCGTACCGCCGAG ATAAGCCGACAACTACCCCAAAGAAAGGCTTTGTGGGGAAAGGCAAGAACATCACTACCAAACATGACGAGGTCTTGTGTGGACGGAAGAACACTGCACGCATGGAGAAT TTTGCCCCAGAGGTGCAGGTGGGAGATGGAATCAGCATGGACCTGAAACTGTCCAATCAGGTTTACAATGCCCTCAAGCGCCACTGCACAGCGGAGGAGCGTCGCAGTGCACGGCTGCATGAGAAGAAAGAACACTCCACTGCC GAGCAAGCTGTGGACTCCAAGACCAGACTCCTGATGTATAAGATGGTGAATGCGGGCATTCTGGACACCATAAACGGCTGTATCAGCACAGGGAAGGAGTCTGTGGTCTTTCACGCCAATGGGGGCAG CATTGAGGAACAGACTGTTCCAGAGGAGTGTGTTCTCAAAGTGTTTAAGACAACACTCAATGAGTTCAGGAATCGAGACAAGTACATTAAGGATGACTATCGTTTCAAAGACCGCTTCAGCAAACTAAACCCGCGCAAGATTATTCATCTGTGGGCAGAGAAGGAGATGCACAACTTGGCCAG AATGAAGAAAGTGGGAATTCCTTGCCCAGATGTTGTAATTCTGAAGAAGCATATTTTGGTGATGTCTTTCATTGGGCAAAATCACGTCCCTGCACCCAAACTGAAGGATGCACAACTGAACAGTGAGGACATGATGAAGGCCCATGATCAAGTTCTCCAA ATGATGCTGCAGCTGTATAAGGAGTGTAACCTCATTCATGCTGACCTCAGTGAATACAACATGCTCTGGCACAATGGACAG GTGTGGCTGATTGATGTGAGCCAGTCTGTGGAGCCCACTCATCCCCATGGCCTGGAGTTCCTGTTTCGTGACTGCAGAAACGTGTCCAAC TTTTTTCAGAAAGCCGGTGTGCCAGACGTCATGAGTGTCTATGACCTCTTTAACTTTGTGTCTGGACAGCAGATCAGCTGTGATAACGAGGCTGAGTTCCTGGCCCAG ATTGAAGCCttggagaaaatgaatgaggacCATGTGCAGAAGCGCACTAAGAAGGTCGCCCTGGCCACCAATGAGGACGGACCCCCTGCCTTAAGCGACGACGACGATTAA
- the slc35d4 gene encoding transmembrane protein 241, with protein MNEARTVLGPVFCILYVVLYFTNKYVLSVLKFTYPTLFLGWQTFFGAVLLLVSGKLGWVELSGFPRSAVLSWLPGSLLFWGNIYGGSRALSSLPIPFFLTLHNASEVMSFLILKVTQRDRTSWQKVLSTLMLLVAAVCLILRDPQPHAGGYMWAVLHLSCVGAYKVFQRRSKGSHLSDLEQQLINYVFSALLLTSAAHPTGDLFGALEFPFLLSHKFHIGCFASALLGFCLLLASIRLKSSVPMDQVGAWVVVAKVLASGLSLFVFTVVIDLETLCCVVISHTGEALSVYAERVQDR; from the exons atgaatgaagcGCGGACGGTTCTTGGCCCTGTGTTCTGCATCCTTTACGTGGTGTTATATTTCACTAATAAG TAtgtcctgtctgttttgaaGTTTACATATCCTACTTTGTTCTTGGG GTGGCAGACGTTCTTTGGGGCAGTCCTGCTCCTCGTGTCTGGGAAGCTGGGATGGGTGGAGCTCAGCGGTTTCCCCAG ATCTGCGGTTCTTTCCTGGCTCCCTGGCTCACTTTTGTTTTGGGGGAATATATATGGAGGCTCCAGAGCTTTATCCAGTTTG CCCATCCCCTTCTTCCTCACACTGCACAACGCCTCAGAGGTCATGTCATTCCTCATTCTCAAGGTCACTCAGAGAGAT AGAACATCATGGCAGAAAGTACTGag CACACTCATGCTGCTCGTAGCGGCTGTTTGCCTCATCCTCCGTGATCCTCAG CCTCATGCTGGTGGCTACATGTGGGCAGTGCTCCATCTCTCCTGTGTGG GGGCATACAAGGTTTTTCAGAGGAGGTCCAAGGGCAGCCATCTCAG tgatctggAACAACAGTTAATCAACTATGTGTTCAG TGCACTGCTTTTGACTTCTGCAGCACATCCAACAG gTGACCTGTTTGGAGCGCTGGAGTTCCCTTTTCTCCTGTCCCACAAGTTCCACATTGGCTGCTTTGCCAG cgCTCTACTGGGCTTCTGTTTGCTGTTAGCCTCCATCAGACTGAAGAGCAGTGTACCTATGGACCAGGTGGGGGCCTGGGTGGTTGTGGCCAAG GTTCTGGCCTCAGGTCTGTCCCTGTTTGTCTTCACCGTTGTGATCGACCTGGAGACTCTGTGCTG TGTTGTCATAAGCCACACAGGAGAGGCCCTGTCTGTGTATGCTGAAAGAGTGCAAGACAGATAG